One Peterkaempfera bronchialis DNA window includes the following coding sequences:
- a CDS encoding GntR family transcriptional regulator produces the protein MTTEAEPGEPPTATPAPEVAEVAEVPEIADRPAARVPKYYRLKKHLLEMTDTLPAGTPVPPERTLAAEFDTSRTTVRQALQELVVEGRLERIQGKGTFVAKPKVAQALQLTSYTEDMRAQGLEPTSRLLEVGYITADDRLAALLDIKPGGRVLRIERLRLANGDPMAIEAAHLSAKRFPALRRNLVKHSSLYAALREVYDVTVAEAEETIETSLATPREAALLGSDVGLPMLLLSRHSYDAAGEPVEWVRSLYRGDRYKFVARLKRPE, from the coding sequence ATGACCACCGAAGCGGAACCCGGAGAGCCGCCGACCGCGACACCGGCGCCCGAGGTCGCGGAGGTCGCGGAGGTCCCGGAGATCGCGGACCGGCCTGCCGCACGGGTGCCCAAGTACTACCGGTTGAAGAAGCACCTGCTGGAGATGACCGACACCCTCCCGGCCGGCACACCGGTGCCGCCGGAGCGCACCCTGGCCGCCGAGTTCGACACCTCCCGCACCACCGTGCGCCAGGCCCTCCAGGAGCTGGTGGTCGAGGGCCGCCTGGAGCGCATCCAGGGCAAGGGCACCTTCGTCGCCAAGCCCAAGGTCGCCCAGGCGCTGCAACTGACCTCCTACACCGAGGACATGCGCGCCCAGGGGCTGGAGCCCACCTCCCGGCTGCTGGAGGTCGGCTACATCACCGCCGACGACCGGCTCGCCGCGCTGCTGGACATCAAGCCCGGCGGCCGGGTGCTGCGCATCGAGCGGCTGCGGCTGGCCAACGGCGACCCGATGGCCATCGAGGCGGCCCATCTGTCCGCCAAGCGCTTCCCGGCGCTGCGCCGCAACCTGGTGAAGCACAGCTCGCTGTACGCCGCGCTGCGGGAGGTCTACGACGTCACCGTGGCCGAGGCCGAGGAGACCATCGAGACCTCGCTGGCCACACCCCGCGAGGCGGCCCTGCTCGGCTCGGACGTCGGCCTGCCGATGCTGCTGCTCTCCCGGCACTCGTACGACGCGGCCGGCGAGCCGGTGGAGTGGGTCCGCTCCCTCTACCGGGGCGACCGCTACAAGTTCGTGGCCCGCCTCAAGCGGCCCGAGTAG